From the Nodularia sp. NIES-3585 genome, one window contains:
- a CDS encoding AAA domain-containing protein, with translation MPTFSNNRNFQDWSYKCVGAVAKDEIINLLGDQVCLFYVRRQGAGKHQNEEIWQLTIATDRDDFPLPVTLEKQGKTLGLIAAVQEDGRGGLKVLSTRLLQLSRGQADGYSVAFRLRLLPHDKHRLGIPKAALARIEKMPVCGDHIPTEDQLQAWKAFLQIEENIAKARQFCVAFVGNDYGNNPRQITFEVDVNSATLDGSEQNYLNAPSFWERVKRSKNQEVKLSETVPTGKLTYKIPKFGSIEKVDPKNCLIKVKLERELAEYISTQRYQPPVKGFLFFDAAGDIQQVRRKKEALEQLKHGQTQNPYLGNFLFDASQARGIKKTVELQGDDLLLSSANAGQKAAVEKVLASEDLVLIQGPPGTGKTTVIAEICYQIALRGGRTLIASQANLAVDNALSRLVHNPVIRAVRKGRAERVGEEGQPFLEDKVIGTWLENTATDCENSLDKRLENVQIFKSLLVELPKFTDYLSLESDLNQQQNALNQEKETLAANFEIQEAIFQENSTQKNQLESIQLGLNYLLNNAQNINWEAPEVKNCLPHLQPYTEGNVLIQDFLTNVSQAINYTDELGLVRPAYGAFGLAVWLRESVADKIADFKVAFAYAQDAILEMSEVAEAVSLIPQNSSHLNLPEIDEPEFLAKRQILQQTIQGWQNRQREIDYVIAAIKEWKSTASLILYQTVKECQLSGQVLTEDLLQLPLGLLMFANQLKLTIVPKKYQIHLPDWKSLDKAVTYETQGGFVDRIGKQYNFSYFLEHNFSQIPIVLSASDRTQWRKIYEEFKNYQLLNPNQRKLLVENTQLFLIRMQKVYGKAWELNNLDSTVKYISEDLLANILTNARQCIARVKAETEQQLQSFQQQLLELEKYRTTQAQISATSSQIASANFKLEEVIKILQLLTQQQNVPDKLRALVTEYLTTQSKIWEHSSEFATQVNAGVSYLNNLETLISSIAPFQVLETIKKSLDEQTTIIEQENVLAQKQLKKISAQIKKLDKQPQIQPTEDLILSRNWWESFWHTIPDKFQPEASHRDLFNLEFLHTIKAQFDAWQNQLTEEENYLSRYQDFTKDWIAKVKNPSERDRNDLRRIYLDNANVVGITCVQAANYNFSQEFKAFDVVIIDEVSKCTPPELLIPALKGKKLVLVGDHRQLPPMLDTSTVEEVAQSLGSTKLELQFLEESLFKIQFEAADKSIKQMLNTQYRMHPFIMGAINQFYQGKLECGLLEPDTQRAHHLTGEIIQKNHHLVWVKMPREAKFQEERENTSYFNPREIDVIQSLCQQFENTWAAKVVNGEPKKEIAVITFYGAQLKKIDDRLQPELFPSLEIRTGTVDRFQGMERPVVIVSMVRNNHQGDVGFAKKPERVNVAFSRAQELLVIVGCHDLFTRQGGKVGSMYLEISHTVDSQGGFVDVSRCYG, from the coding sequence CTTTGGAAAAGCAAGGTAAGACTTTAGGGTTAATCGCTGCTGTTCAAGAGGATGGACGTGGTGGGTTGAAAGTTTTGTCTACTCGGTTACTACAACTTTCACGAGGACAGGCTGATGGTTATTCTGTTGCTTTTCGCTTACGTCTGCTACCTCATGATAAACATCGTTTAGGTATTCCGAAAGCCGCATTGGCACGGATAGAAAAGATGCCAGTCTGTGGTGATCATATACCTACTGAAGACCAATTGCAAGCTTGGAAGGCATTTTTGCAAATTGAGGAAAATATCGCGAAAGCACGTCAGTTTTGTGTGGCTTTTGTCGGTAATGATTATGGCAATAATCCTAGACAAATTACTTTTGAGGTAGATGTTAATTCAGCTACTCTTGATGGTTCTGAACAAAATTATTTAAATGCACCTAGTTTCTGGGAACGGGTAAAACGTTCCAAAAACCAAGAAGTTAAACTTTCGGAAACTGTTCCTACAGGAAAACTTACTTATAAAATTCCTAAATTCGGTTCAATTGAAAAAGTTGATCCGAAAAATTGTTTAATTAAAGTGAAGTTAGAACGGGAATTGGCTGAATATATCTCTACACAACGTTATCAGCCGCCAGTCAAGGGATTTTTGTTTTTTGATGCTGCTGGTGATATTCAACAAGTTCGCCGGAAGAAGGAAGCTTTAGAACAATTAAAGCACGGACAAACTCAAAATCCTTACTTGGGTAATTTCTTATTCGATGCTTCCCAAGCAAGGGGAATCAAAAAAACTGTGGAACTTCAAGGGGATGATTTGTTATTATCTTCTGCTAATGCTGGACAAAAAGCCGCAGTGGAGAAGGTATTAGCATCTGAGGATTTAGTTCTTATCCAAGGTCCGCCGGGTACTGGTAAAACTACGGTAATTGCTGAGATTTGCTATCAAATAGCCCTGCGGGGTGGACGCACTCTCATTGCTTCTCAGGCTAATCTCGCTGTGGATAATGCCCTTAGTCGATTAGTTCATAACCCCGTTATTCGGGCTGTACGCAAAGGACGCGCTGAGAGAGTCGGGGAAGAAGGACAGCCATTTTTAGAAGATAAAGTGATTGGGACATGGTTGGAAAATACGGCTACTGACTGTGAAAATAGTCTGGATAAACGTCTGGAAAATGTGCAGATTTTTAAGAGTTTGTTGGTTGAGTTACCAAAATTTACAGATTATTTAAGTTTAGAGTCTGACCTAAATCAGCAACAAAATGCATTAAATCAGGAAAAGGAAACTTTAGCAGCAAACTTTGAAATTCAAGAAGCAATTTTTCAAGAAAATTCAACTCAGAAAAATCAGCTTGAGTCTATCCAGTTAGGATTAAATTATCTCCTCAATAATGCACAAAACATTAATTGGGAAGCGCCGGAGGTCAAAAATTGTTTACCACATCTTCAGCCATATACAGAGGGTAATGTTTTAATTCAAGATTTTTTGACTAATGTTAGTCAAGCTATCAATTACACTGATGAACTTGGTTTAGTTCGTCCTGCTTATGGTGCATTTGGTTTAGCAGTTTGGTTGCGTGAAAGTGTAGCTGATAAAATTGCTGATTTTAAAGTAGCATTCGCTTACGCCCAAGATGCCATTTTGGAAATGTCGGAAGTTGCAGAAGCGGTATCGCTGATTCCACAAAATTCTTCTCATCTGAATTTACCAGAAATAGATGAGCCGGAATTTCTCGCTAAACGGCAAATTTTACAGCAGACGATTCAAGGTTGGCAAAATCGCCAACGCGAAATTGATTATGTGATTGCAGCTATTAAGGAATGGAAGTCTACAGCCTCTTTGATTTTATATCAAACAGTCAAGGAATGTCAGCTATCGGGACAAGTATTAACAGAAGATTTGCTGCAATTACCATTGGGTTTGCTGATGTTCGCGAATCAATTAAAATTAACTATAGTACCAAAGAAGTATCAGATACATTTGCCAGATTGGAAGTCTTTAGACAAAGCTGTAACTTATGAAACACAGGGCGGCTTTGTTGATAGAATCGGTAAACAGTATAATTTTAGTTACTTTTTAGAGCATAATTTTAGTCAAATTCCCATCGTGCTATCAGCAAGCGATCGCACTCAATGGCGTAAAATATATGAAGAGTTTAAAAATTATCAACTCCTCAATCCAAATCAGCGTAAATTGCTGGTAGAAAATACCCAGTTGTTTTTAATCAGGATGCAAAAAGTATATGGTAAAGCCTGGGAACTAAATAACCTCGACTCGACTGTGAAATACATTAGCGAAGACTTACTCGCCAACATCCTCACCAATGCGCGTCAATGTATCGCACGAGTTAAGGCTGAAACTGAACAGCAGCTTCAGTCTTTTCAACAGCAATTACTTGAACTTGAGAAATACAGAACTACCCAAGCACAAATATCTGCTACTTCATCTCAAATCGCATCTGCTAATTTCAAGCTGGAAGAAGTTATCAAGATTTTGCAGTTACTAACCCAACAGCAAAATGTTCCTGACAAATTACGCGCTTTAGTTACAGAATATCTGACAACGCAATCAAAAATTTGGGAACATTCTTCAGAATTTGCAACTCAGGTAAATGCTGGGGTAAGTTACCTAAACAATTTAGAAACTTTAATTTCCTCAATTGCACCTTTCCAAGTCTTAGAGACTATCAAAAAGTCTTTAGATGAGCAAACCACAATTATAGAACAAGAAAATGTACTTGCTCAAAAGCAACTGAAAAAAATCTCAGCCCAAATTAAGAAGTTAGATAAACAACCACAAATACAGCCAACCGAAGATTTAATTTTATCAAGAAATTGGTGGGAAAGTTTCTGGCACACCATACCTGATAAATTTCAGCCAGAAGCTAGCCATAGGGATTTATTTAATCTGGAATTTTTACACACCATAAAAGCACAGTTTGATGCTTGGCAAAACCAACTGACTGAAGAGGAAAATTATCTCAGCCGCTACCAGGATTTTACCAAAGATTGGATCGCTAAAGTGAAAAATCCATCAGAGCGCGATCGCAACGATTTAAGACGCATTTATTTAGATAACGCTAACGTCGTCGGTATCACTTGTGTACAAGCTGCAAATTACAATTTTTCCCAGGAATTTAAAGCTTTTGATGTCGTTATCATCGATGAAGTCAGTAAGTGTACTCCACCAGAATTACTCATCCCCGCTTTAAAAGGCAAAAAGTTAGTCTTGGTAGGTGACCATCGACAATTACCACCTATGCTTGATACTAGCACAGTGGAAGAAGTTGCCCAATCACTAGGAAGTACAAAATTAGAACTGCAATTTTTAGAAGAATCATTATTTAAAATTCAGTTTGAAGCTGCTGATAAAAGCATCAAACAAATGCTGAATACACAATATAGAATGCACCCCTTTATTATGGGAGCAATCAATCAGTTTTATCAGGGTAAACTAGAATGTGGACTTTTAGAACCTGACACCCAACGCGCCCATCATTTGACAGGGGAAATTATCCAAAAAAATCACCATCTTGTTTGGGTAAAAATGCCCAGAGAAGCGAAATTTCAAGAAGAACGGGAAAATACTTCCTATTTTAATCCTCGTGAAATTGATGTCATTCAAAGCTTGTGTCAGCAATTTGAAAACACTTGGGCTGCTAAAGTTGTGAATGGTGAACCCAAAAAGGAAATTGCAGTAATTACATTTTATGGCGCACAATTGAAAAAAATTGATGACCGTTTACAACCTGAACTTTTTCCTTCATTGGAAATTCGTACGGGTACAGTTGATAGGTTTCAGGGAATGGAACGCCCTGTGGTAATAGTAAGTATGGTGCGGAATAATCATCAAGGCGATGTCGGTTTTGCCAAAAAACCCGAACGGGTGAATGTGGCTTTTTCTCGCGCCCAAGAATTACTCGTAATTGTGGGTTGTCACGATTTATTTACCCGCCAAGGTGGAAAAGTTGGAAGTATGTATTTAGAGATTTCTCATACTGTAGATAGTCAAGGAGGTTTCGTTGATGTTTCTCGCTGCTACGGCTAA
- the gshA gene encoding glutamate--cysteine ligase has product MVLLKGFEIEMYTGTPQGEIVGLSDKIVESLDGFVREPDSRNVEYITQPLSSYENLLCALLRPRRQLRSYLQSLGNYTLIPGSTLSLGGSDRFFRSDPKNPYHDYIQNTYGTKVVTASVHINIGISDPEILMRACRLIRLEAPLFLALSASSPFLDGNATGNHSSRWAVFPQTPAHVPLFTSHAHHIQWVEAQIAAGTMQNVRHLWTSVRPNGDRRPHDLNRLELRICDLVTDPIALLSIAAFLEARLLQLIENPDLDPLTQSTFSHEELLSLTARNEAAAATASLDAQLQHWQDGRIILARDWIAELYEQVWAIAKQHGFSCFLSPVQKILREGNEAQQWLQLHSVGFDSQRVITQAIVATEDREVELENKLCSPLVA; this is encoded by the coding sequence GTGGTTCTATTAAAAGGCTTCGAGATTGAGATGTATACTGGTACGCCTCAAGGTGAAATAGTCGGTCTCTCCGACAAAATTGTGGAATCTTTGGATGGGTTTGTCCGCGAACCGGATAGCCGCAATGTGGAATACATTACCCAGCCATTGAGTAGTTATGAAAATTTATTGTGTGCTTTGCTGCGTCCCCGGCGACAGTTACGCAGCTATCTTCAGAGTTTGGGCAATTACACTCTGATTCCTGGTAGTACTTTGTCTTTGGGTGGCAGCGATCGCTTTTTTCGCTCTGACCCCAAGAACCCCTATCATGACTACATTCAAAATACTTACGGGACGAAGGTAGTTACTGCCAGCGTTCATATTAATATCGGCATCAGTGACCCAGAAATATTAATGCGGGCTTGTCGGCTGATTCGGTTAGAAGCCCCTTTATTTCTCGCTTTGAGTGCCTCGTCTCCTTTCCTGGATGGCAATGCAACCGGTAATCATTCCAGTCGTTGGGCTGTGTTTCCCCAAACGCCCGCCCATGTCCCGTTATTTACCAGCCACGCCCATCATATTCAATGGGTAGAAGCACAAATAGCGGCTGGAACTATGCAAAATGTCCGGCATTTGTGGACATCGGTGAGACCAAATGGCGATCGCCGTCCTCATGACCTAAATCGCCTGGAATTACGAATTTGTGACTTAGTTACCGATCCTATTGCTTTACTATCTATTGCCGCCTTTCTGGAGGCGCGTTTATTGCAGTTAATCGAAAACCCTGACCTCGATCCATTAACCCAAAGCACTTTTTCACATGAAGAACTGCTGTCTCTGACAGCCAGAAACGAAGCCGCCGCCGCTACTGCTAGTCTCGATGCCCAATTACAGCACTGGCAAGACGGGAGAATTATCCTCGCTAGAGATTGGATTGCTGAACTCTATGAACAAGTTTGGGCGATCGCTAAACAACATGGTTTTAGCTGTTTCCTTTCTCCTGTGCAGAAAATTCTCCGCGAAGGTAACGAAGCCCAACAGTGGTTACAACTCCACTCAGTCGGTTTTGACTCCCAGCGTGTGATTACTCAGGCAATTGTGGCGACTGAAGACCGGGAAGTTGAACTAGAAAACAAATTGTGTTCACCTCTGGTCGCTTAA
- a CDS encoding tRNA (cytidine(34)-2'-O)-methyltransferase — MPQVVLVYPQIPPNTGNIARTCAATATELHLVAPLGFEISDRYLKRAGLDYWPYVKLHYHESLEAFQATHQQRGGRCLGFTVRGNFNYANFQFQDDDWLLFGSETTGLPSTILSDCDATLYIPMAEPHVRSLNLSVSVSVSLFEARRQLGYLL, encoded by the coding sequence ATGCCCCAGGTCGTTTTAGTTTATCCGCAAATACCCCCAAATACAGGCAATATTGCGCGTACTTGTGCCGCTACGGCTACAGAATTACATTTAGTAGCACCTTTGGGTTTTGAAATCAGCGATCGCTACCTCAAAAGAGCCGGTTTAGATTACTGGCCTTATGTCAAGCTGCATTACCACGAATCCCTAGAAGCCTTTCAAGCCACTCATCAACAACGTGGAGGTAGATGCTTAGGCTTCACCGTCAGGGGAAATTTTAATTACGCCAACTTTCAATTTCAAGATGATGATTGGTTGCTGTTTGGCAGCGAAACCACAGGCTTACCATCAACAATTCTCTCAGATTGTGATGCTACACTCTATATTCCGATGGCAGAGCCTCATGTTCGCAGCTTGAATCTTTCGGTAAGTGTCTCCGTAAGCTTGTTTGAAGCCCGTCGTCAATTGGGTTATTTACTGTGA
- a CDS encoding peptidoglycan DD-metalloendopeptidase family protein gives MLKNTPSSDDAPVEHLEHLKIVVSPKVNRRVRTKAAMIGLAISMGATSLLVTRQSDQAQAAAPVGSQKAASTIPAASDTTVKFAPTKLATQVVLPASVPENPVIVEPTAISQLPGLEAKRQVAASGMSVQVPVLTSESHTTAANKTSLNLQPLVSQGLSTGIQPHETVQELSNADSVTDKPTAYQTSEPQTQALKNTDASDEINAQLKAQQEFAINRLQAKSNRLRNSLAELRSEETPVLSKNDIALTEPKISKTAIEKPSTVNNDNDKTETLVSRLKETRQTSESDPQAVTIPVPAQVVAFSGNTGYEVKPGDTLAAIASRYNISVSELVRANSLSNPDQLKISQRLIIPVNQVNRSRTIQIPVVVNSNSAYSSSAPQLANYTVNTASNRPNLPVTSSSANNNSVAIPTLANANNQIQVNTVIATDAESTSPNAQGLGGDTPVPTIFAEMQQARQSDQPAASTKDNQGLRVLRADIERLRDRHSNQQSGNTTRLSTTESERAAVPIPVAQTSSLQTEIQKLQEKYRSQESGNATSSAATEREPAGVPPLFAQTSSPEAEIQRLREQYRNQQSGNAIRPVVIERQQATVPTPVAQTKSPEAEIQKLREQYRQQQSGNATTPTATEREQAPIAIPVIPANNAATARRAASGRNNASIPIHVPSLNVPGYGSQSANSQIRSRRPNEAINPEFSSSLNASSRRTVTSPRGADISDTLGNLRGSSVTPQFRPQLPPLAAVEQYLPKPIDATTPPPSTASTTYMWPAKGVLTSGYGRRWGRMHRGIDIANATGTPIYAAADGVVAKSGWNRGGFGILVEIRHPDGTMTRYAHNSRTLVRAGQQVTQGQQIANMGSTGFSTGPHTHFEIHPAGKGAIDPIAFLPKERL, from the coding sequence GTGCTGAAAAATACCCCCAGCAGTGATGATGCCCCAGTGGAACACCTAGAACACCTAAAAATTGTAGTAAGTCCCAAGGTTAACCGCCGGGTGCGGACAAAAGCCGCCATGATTGGTTTGGCTATCTCAATGGGAGCAACCAGCCTTTTGGTGACTCGACAAAGCGATCAAGCCCAAGCAGCAGCTCCTGTTGGTAGCCAAAAGGCAGCCTCAACAATTCCTGCTGCTTCTGACACTACAGTGAAATTTGCTCCCACAAAGCTGGCGACTCAAGTAGTCTTACCAGCAAGCGTGCCAGAAAACCCTGTCATCGTGGAACCAACAGCAATTTCGCAGTTACCCGGGCTTGAAGCTAAACGCCAAGTTGCGGCGAGTGGAATGTCTGTACAAGTTCCTGTTCTGACATCAGAATCTCATACAACAGCAGCTAACAAAACTTCCTTAAATTTACAACCCTTAGTATCACAGGGATTGTCTACAGGAATCCAGCCCCATGAGACAGTACAAGAACTGTCCAATGCTGATAGTGTTACTGACAAACCAACTGCATACCAAACAAGCGAGCCACAAACACAGGCACTTAAAAACACAGATGCCAGTGATGAAATTAATGCTCAACTGAAAGCGCAGCAAGAATTTGCCATAAATCGCTTACAAGCAAAATCGAACCGTTTAAGAAACAGTCTGGCGGAGTTGCGGTCTGAGGAGACCCCAGTTTTATCAAAAAATGACATAGCTTTAACAGAGCCGAAAATCAGTAAAACGGCAATAGAAAAGCCATCAACTGTCAACAATGACAACGACAAAACAGAAACTTTAGTATCGAGGTTAAAAGAAACCAGACAAACCAGTGAATCAGATCCTCAAGCCGTAACAATACCCGTACCAGCGCAAGTTGTGGCATTTTCGGGGAACACAGGTTATGAAGTAAAACCTGGAGACACATTAGCAGCGATCGCTAGTAGATACAATATTTCAGTTTCTGAGCTAGTCAGAGCCAATAGTCTGAGCAATCCAGACCAACTCAAAATTAGCCAAAGACTGATTATTCCTGTTAATCAGGTGAACCGCTCTAGAACTATTCAGATCCCAGTTGTAGTTAACTCTAATAGCGCCTATTCCAGTAGTGCGCCTCAGCTAGCCAATTACACTGTAAACACTGCTAGTAATCGCCCCAATCTACCTGTTACTTCATCATCTGCAAATAACAACAGTGTGGCTATCCCCACACTAGCAAATGCAAATAACCAAATACAGGTAAATACTGTAATCGCCACAGACGCAGAATCTACTAGTCCTAATGCTCAAGGACTAGGTGGTGATACACCAGTACCAACAATTTTTGCCGAAATGCAGCAGGCTCGACAATCAGATCAGCCAGCGGCAAGCACAAAAGATAATCAAGGTTTGCGCGTCTTACGTGCGGACATTGAGAGATTACGGGACAGACACAGCAACCAACAGTCTGGGAATACAACCAGGCTATCCACTACTGAAAGTGAGAGAGCTGCCGTGCCGATTCCCGTTGCTCAAACCAGCAGCCTACAGACTGAAATCCAGAAATTGCAGGAGAAATACCGCAGCCAAGAGTCTGGAAATGCCACCAGTTCAGCCGCTACGGAACGTGAGCCAGCTGGCGTACCACCTCTTTTCGCCCAAACCAGCAGCCCAGAAGCGGAAATCCAGAGATTACGCGAGCAATACCGCAACCAACAGTCTGGGAATGCAATCAGGCCCGTCGTGATTGAACGTCAGCAAGCGACCGTGCCAACTCCCGTAGCTCAGACCAAAAGCCCAGAAGCAGAAATCCAGAAATTACGTGAGCAATATCGCCAGCAACAGTCCGGGAATGCAACCACGCCAACCGCAACTGAACGTGAGCAAGCTCCCATAGCGATTCCTGTTATTCCAGCGAATAATGCCGCGACGGCTCGACGAGCTGCTTCAGGACGAAATAATGCATCGATTCCCATTCATGTTCCCAGCCTGAATGTACCTGGTTATGGCAGTCAATCTGCTAACTCCCAAATCCGCAGTCGTCGTCCCAACGAAGCAATCAATCCAGAGTTCTCCTCTAGTCTGAATGCATCTAGTAGAAGAACAGTAACATCTCCTAGAGGTGCTGATATCTCAGATACCCTCGGAAACTTGCGCGGAAGCAGTGTAACTCCACAATTCCGGCCACAGTTACCACCTTTGGCAGCAGTGGAACAATACTTACCAAAACCAATTGACGCAACTACACCTCCCCCTTCAACCGCTTCAACAACCTATATGTGGCCGGCAAAAGGTGTACTTACCTCCGGCTATGGTAGACGCTGGGGAAGAATGCACAGGGGTATTGACATTGCTAACGCCACTGGCACGCCAATTTACGCAGCTGCTGACGGTGTGGTGGCAAAATCTGGCTGGAACAGAGGTGGTTTCGGCATCCTCGTGGAGATTCGCCACCCAGATGGCACTATGACTCGCTATGCTCACAATAGCCGAACTTTGGTGCGAGCAGGTCAACAGGTGACCCAAGGGCAACAAATTGCTAACATGGGCAGCACTGGTTTCAGTACTGGGCCACACACTCACTTTGAAATCCACCCCGCAGGTAAGGGAGCAATCGATCCTATTGCCTTCTTACCAAAGGAACGTCTGTAA